A region of Rhodamnia argentea isolate NSW1041297 chromosome 9, ASM2092103v1, whole genome shotgun sequence DNA encodes the following proteins:
- the LOC115728780 gene encoding mediator of RNA polymerase II transcription subunit 19a-like — protein MAEFAILCLSSTNGEHKVSRWCCELYKFLIGSILTRLLVTIPYIDEMMDHEVDRRFGRGPRELCGAVDLISRFRLQPYHKFFCKKALPSSVSDTNYLKSIVGDREIRKGERLISDQLPLSPPHVKKGGSQIHAFDLKVLWEAFEIRQAPSLCLYPGVERADAAVAKYGYKGKRKHNGHKTNRKDNKRSKHHHHHHHHKRMRSKSKWAG, from the exons ATGGCTGAGTTTGCCATTTTATGTTTGTCATCCACAAATGGCGAGCACAAAGTTAGTAGATGGTGTTGCGAGCTATATAAGTTTCTTATTGGCTCCATCTTGACA AGACTGCTGGTCACTATTCCCTACATTGATGAAATGATGGATCACGAGGTGGATAGAAGGTTTGGAAGAG GACCTAGGGAGCTTTGTGGTGCTGTTGATCTTATAAGCAGGTTCAGGCTTCAACCTTACCATAAATTCTTTTGCAAGAAAGCACTTCCTTCATCAGTTTCAGATACAAATTATCTCAAAAGTATCGTGGGAGATAGAGAAATTAGGAAAGGAGAAAGGCTAATTTCGGACCAGCTACCTCTAAGCCCGCCTCATGTAAAGAAAGGAGGCTCACAAATCCATGCATTCGACTTGAAAGTTCTCTGGGAAGCTTTTGAGATTAGACAAGCACCATCTTTATGCCTATATCCT GGAGTGGAGAGGGCTGACGCTGCAGTTGCTAAGTATGGATACAAGGGCAAGAGGAAGCACAATGGCCACAAGACTAATAGAAAAGATAACAAGAGAAGcaaacatcatcatcatcatcatcatcataaaaGGATGCGATCAAAAAGTAAATGGGCTGGATAG